A region of Moorena producens PAL-8-15-08-1 DNA encodes the following proteins:
- a CDS encoding DUF6737 family protein: protein MSTEKKFNPWSYKPWWCQPWSILLTGSVILLSIWVVFKTIWITLLAAMPIMLWWTYFLLIWPELIKSSVMSEGTASILRND, encoded by the coding sequence TTGTCTACAGAAAAAAAATTCAATCCCTGGAGTTATAAGCCTTGGTGGTGCCAACCCTGGTCAATACTATTGACCGGATCTGTCATCCTATTAAGTATATGGGTAGTTTTCAAAACCATCTGGATCACGCTACTCGCTGCTATGCCAATTATGCTTTGGTGGACGTACTTTTTGCTGATCTGGCCTGAGTTAATCAAGAGTAGTGTGATGAGTGAGGGGACGGCATCAATATTGCGCAATGATTAA
- a CDS encoding NAD(P)H-quinone oxidoreductase subunit M, whose product MLLKSTTRHIRIYTAEVKNNELVGSDNVLTLDIDPDNEFNWNEDAIQQVYRKFDELVESYSGFDLTEYNLRRIGSDLEHLVRSLLQNGQISYNTESRVINYSMGLPQVEPHN is encoded by the coding sequence ATGCTGTTAAAGTCCACCACTCGTCATATCCGAATCTATACAGCAGAGGTTAAAAACAACGAACTAGTCGGGAGTGATAACGTTTTAACCTTAGACATTGACCCCGATAACGAGTTCAATTGGAATGAAGATGCTATACAGCAGGTTTACCGGAAGTTTGATGAGTTGGTTGAATCCTACAGCGGATTTGATTTAACCGAATACAACCTGCGTCGTATCGGTTCTGACCTAGAACACCTTGTGCGATCGCTTTTGCAAAATGGACAAATTAGCTACAATACCGAAAGCAGAGTGATTAATTACAGTATGGGGTTGCCCCAAGTAGAACCTCATAATTAA
- a CDS encoding GAF domain-containing sensor histidine kinase, which yields MDAESAIFAPRRNSINSRLSGTFEPTFSQEHHGSLMPYPTELAQIGQQIANTILNTSDTQTLLAMLAKAIGESFQVDSCLIGALANPSTTPQLAWWRADQHLDPEHRYHKNPVQLLELLTTEDDLGSGPVLAISDWQTSDAWSNLDLGEEVLSARAILKTSTKFQSVVNGVIVLGKAQPYQWTKTEQEQLIVVSQWVSVAISQVQLTHQVKAATRDQTLLNQLSQVMHSSLNLLEIFQIATTAVAEALQVSRALLLLLDETNPLCCSLPGQHSPKHDLTVVCEWLQETSTTDLFSTGDALLNQSFPVSECSWYQEALKQAPEPIVITHRPDHPIGKSDHQSISLLDQLLLPGLLICPLVGADNHGLLSVKVLGFLVLQNSQPRPWLENEINLVKWVSRQVSSTIIQNQTLQQVQSLVEERTAQLQHSLKVQADLYERTRQQMGQLKELNRLKDEFLSSMNHELRTPLTAMSLAIRMLRQPKLDLERRAKYLEILEQQCNQEIELINDLLSLQQLESDQSQLQLQKIDLMPMIKHLAKSFEYRWAEKGLTLTINSSLKSLFINTDAESLNRILLELLTNAGKYSHPNTTVVIEVTEQIQQSVKQIVMSLSNIGQGISPEDLRHIFDKFHRGQGMTQKAVQGTGLGLALVKCLVQHLNGTVDVSTGPSDTPRTSRVSFTITLPQVQSFM from the coding sequence ATGGATGCAGAAAGCGCGATTTTTGCCCCAAGAAGAAATTCCATCAACTCCCGTCTCTCAGGTACATTTGAACCAACCTTTAGCCAGGAGCATCACGGTTCACTCATGCCTTACCCGACAGAGTTAGCTCAGATCGGGCAACAAATTGCTAACACGATACTAAATACCTCAGACACGCAAACTCTGTTGGCGATGCTCGCCAAGGCTATAGGAGAGAGTTTTCAGGTGGATAGCTGTTTAATTGGGGCACTGGCTAACCCTAGCACTACACCCCAACTAGCCTGGTGGCGTGCTGATCAACACCTCGACCCAGAACACCGATACCATAAAAATCCAGTGCAACTGCTTGAACTCTTAACCACAGAGGATGACTTAGGCAGTGGCCCAGTACTGGCAATTTCAGATTGGCAAACATCCGATGCTTGGTCTAACTTAGATTTGGGTGAAGAAGTGCTATCTGCCAGGGCAATACTGAAGACCTCCACAAAGTTTCAGTCTGTAGTCAACGGGGTTATTGTTTTAGGAAAAGCCCAGCCTTACCAATGGACAAAGACAGAGCAAGAACAGTTAATTGTTGTTTCCCAATGGGTATCGGTAGCAATTTCTCAAGTTCAGCTAACCCACCAAGTGAAGGCGGCTACTCGAGACCAAACTCTGCTCAACCAATTGAGTCAAGTGATGCATAGCTCTCTCAATCTCCTGGAGATTTTCCAGATAGCTACCACAGCTGTTGCTGAAGCACTTCAGGTGTCACGGGCACTACTGCTACTGTTAGATGAAACGAATCCCCTCTGTTGCTCTCTACCAGGACAGCATTCACCAAAACATGATCTGACAGTGGTTTGTGAATGGTTACAGGAAACCTCGACTACTGATCTATTTTCAACAGGAGACGCACTGTTAAATCAATCCTTCCCAGTTTCTGAGTGTTCTTGGTACCAAGAGGCTCTCAAGCAAGCCCCTGAACCGATAGTCATTACCCATAGACCAGATCACCCGATTGGTAAATCTGACCACCAGAGCATCTCACTCCTAGATCAGCTCCTATTGCCAGGGTTACTGATCTGTCCTCTGGTTGGGGCAGATAATCATGGTTTGCTATCCGTTAAGGTTTTGGGGTTCTTGGTCTTGCAAAATAGTCAACCTCGCCCTTGGCTAGAGAATGAAATCAACTTGGTCAAGTGGGTCAGTAGACAAGTTAGTAGCACTATTATCCAAAATCAGACTCTCCAGCAAGTACAATCCCTTGTTGAAGAACGCACGGCTCAGTTACAACATAGTCTGAAAGTTCAGGCAGACTTATACGAAAGAACTCGCCAGCAAATGGGTCAGTTAAAGGAATTAAATCGGCTCAAAGACGAATTTCTCAGTAGCATGAATCATGAGTTGCGGACACCTTTGACTGCAATGAGTCTAGCGATTCGGATGTTACGTCAACCCAAACTTGATCTTGAGCGTCGTGCCAAATATCTAGAAATCCTTGAGCAACAGTGTAATCAAGAAATTGAGCTAATTAACGACCTGTTGAGTCTACAGCAGCTGGAATCTGACCAGTCCCAATTGCAGCTGCAAAAAATTGACCTGATGCCGATGATTAAGCACTTGGCTAAATCCTTTGAGTACAGATGGGCGGAGAAAGGCTTAACCTTAACAATCAATAGTTCACTAAAATCGCTCTTTATCAACACCGACGCTGAGAGCCTTAACCGTATCTTGCTGGAACTTTTAACCAATGCTGGTAAGTATTCTCACCCAAATACTACAGTGGTGATCGAGGTAACTGAGCAAATCCAGCAATCGGTTAAGCAGATTGTGATGAGTTTGAGCAATATTGGTCAGGGGATCTCTCCAGAAGACCTCAGACATATTTTTGATAAATTCCATCGCGGTCAGGGGATGACCCAAAAGGCAGTTCAGGGTACTGGTTTGGGTCTAGCGCTAGTAAAATGCTTAGTGCAGCATCTCAATGGCACAGTAGATGTCTCCACTGGCCCGTCTGACACTCCTCGTACGTCTCGGGTATCTTTCACAATTACTCTGCCCCAGGTTCAATCTTTTATGTAA
- a CDS encoding PP2C family serine/threonine-protein phosphatase, producing MDNPAATLHCPNHQCQAPNPQTNKFCQKCRTPLLRRYLWAIGSGIKAAQPGELIAKRYLLIHSRVLLDTQPAVPPETPLEIPQTITPYLRLVSYGLHLPQVYGLLTPKPRHNKEIWLLEGVPIQATGNINNLGLLSPELTSVWKNASPIRQLNWLQQWASLWQPLSREGVGSSLLKSNLVRVEGALLRLLELERDQTPAPTLKQLGQLWSQLLQGASPVISEFYQQLCSQLTKGQIQTSEQLLALLAKGLFECRSWQSRTYKTLTRTDTGPGRSHNEDACYPPNGKLISSSRGKEAIAMVCDGIGGQAGGEIASQLAIDTLRQQLKQLPAKLEVWNPTTLSLELENAVCAANDSISQRNDHENRFDRQRMGTTLVMARTHAHEIYITHVGDSRIYWVSRHGCHQVTLDDDLATREVRLGYTLYRHALQQPTSGALVQALGMGSSTTLHPTVQRLVLDEDCVFLLCSDGLSDNDRVEQYWETEILPILDGQIDIKKAAERIIELANTKNGHDNVTVGLIYCQVTPSQPSMPIQLSPPQLESIGNLETNNTLMLNVKSDQQPASIDEQKTALLTLNLMEEGDASGDQNPHYSASTSPEKTGRLLLGIFVLLVLGGVVVYLLSPVLSLKASGQINRFLSGVFSLGKGQELTGSKTTPKQSPETKAIPGQTPESVTLAKRAALIKNQDIIRIVGQTVQLLVNPEKQSILGRVPAGSVLQVIARKRYPQEETWWIKLRVCSPGTNTTDIPSDQMASSPKVGSSSVPLNSKQTKPSATLVSQGQEGWIREKEILPMMARDFTPTPTQASQCQKNTPPSNSPRPIQSP from the coding sequence ATGGACAATCCGGCGGCAACGCTCCACTGCCCAAATCATCAATGTCAGGCTCCCAATCCCCAGACCAACAAGTTCTGCCAAAAATGTCGCACGCCGCTGCTCAGACGATACTTGTGGGCTATTGGGTCAGGCATAAAAGCCGCTCAACCGGGAGAACTTATTGCTAAGCGCTACCTCCTGATTCACTCTCGTGTTCTTTTAGATACTCAACCAGCGGTACCGCCAGAGACCCCACTAGAGATTCCTCAAACCATAACCCCATACTTGAGACTGGTTTCCTATGGATTACACCTGCCTCAAGTGTATGGTCTGCTAACACCGAAGCCAAGGCATAACAAAGAGATTTGGTTACTCGAAGGAGTACCAATTCAGGCAACAGGGAACATTAATAATCTAGGACTTCTGTCACCAGAACTGACCAGCGTCTGGAAAAATGCCTCACCAATACGCCAACTAAACTGGCTGCAGCAATGGGCTTCACTATGGCAACCGTTGAGCCGAGAAGGAGTAGGGTCTAGCTTACTGAAATCAAACCTGGTGCGGGTGGAAGGAGCCTTGCTAAGGTTATTGGAATTGGAGCGTGATCAAACGCCAGCACCAACCTTAAAACAGCTGGGTCAGCTGTGGTCACAACTGCTTCAGGGAGCTTCCCCTGTTATTAGTGAGTTTTACCAACAACTCTGTTCCCAGCTTACAAAAGGACAGATACAGACATCAGAGCAGCTGTTAGCATTACTGGCGAAAGGGTTGTTTGAATGCCGGTCATGGCAATCGAGAACCTATAAGACTCTCACTCGTACCGATACCGGTCCGGGTCGTAGCCACAATGAAGACGCTTGCTACCCTCCTAATGGTAAGCTAATTAGCTCTTCAAGAGGGAAAGAAGCGATCGCAATGGTTTGCGATGGCATTGGTGGACAAGCAGGTGGTGAAATTGCTTCCCAACTGGCAATTGACACTCTGCGACAACAGCTCAAACAACTGCCAGCTAAACTGGAGGTGTGGAACCCAACCACTCTAAGCCTGGAATTGGAAAATGCTGTCTGTGCTGCCAATGACTCCATTAGCCAACGCAATGATCATGAGAACCGATTTGATCGGCAGCGTATGGGAACAACCTTGGTCATGGCTAGAACCCATGCCCATGAAATATACATTACCCATGTCGGGGATAGCAGAATCTATTGGGTGAGTCGCCATGGTTGTCACCAAGTTACTCTAGATGATGATTTAGCCACAAGAGAAGTGCGGCTTGGATATACCCTTTACCGACATGCTCTACAACAACCAACATCTGGTGCCCTAGTGCAAGCGTTAGGGATGGGTTCATCAACCACACTACACCCCACTGTACAGCGCTTGGTGTTGGATGAAGATTGTGTGTTTCTGCTGTGTTCTGATGGTCTTAGTGACAATGACCGAGTCGAGCAGTACTGGGAAACAGAAATCCTGCCCATTCTCGACGGTCAAATTGATATCAAAAAAGCAGCAGAACGAATCATTGAGCTTGCTAATACCAAAAACGGACACGACAATGTCACGGTGGGGTTGATTTACTGTCAAGTCACACCAAGCCAGCCTTCGATGCCCATCCAACTATCACCCCCACAGCTAGAATCCATTGGCAATCTCGAGACCAACAATACTCTAATGTTAAACGTTAAGAGTGATCAGCAACCCGCTTCTATTGATGAACAAAAAACAGCGTTGCTCACACTTAACCTCATGGAAGAGGGGGATGCATCTGGTGACCAAAATCCTCATTATTCAGCTTCAACCTCTCCTGAGAAGACTGGCAGACTGTTGTTGGGAATATTCGTGCTTTTGGTGTTAGGGGGGGTAGTCGTTTATCTGTTGAGTCCAGTGTTGAGTCTAAAGGCGAGTGGACAGATAAATCGCTTCCTGAGTGGGGTTTTTAGTCTTGGTAAGGGGCAAGAACTAACCGGTTCTAAAACCACCCCTAAACAGAGTCCAGAAACTAAAGCTATCCCAGGACAAACTCCTGAGTCCGTGACCCTTGCTAAGCGAGCTGCCTTAATTAAAAACCAAGATATTATTAGAATAGTGGGTCAAACTGTACAACTTTTGGTTAACCCTGAAAAGCAATCAATCCTTGGCAGAGTTCCTGCTGGTAGCGTTTTGCAGGTTATTGCCAGAAAAAGGTATCCTCAGGAAGAGACTTGGTGGATTAAATTAAGAGTTTGCTCACCCGGAACCAACACAACTGATATTCCATCGGATCAAATGGCTAGCTCCCCCAAAGTTGGCTCATCCTCAGTACCGTTAAACTCTAAGCAGACTAAACCCTCTGCTACCTTGGTGTCACAGGGACAGGAAGGGTGGATAAGAGAAAAGGAGATTTTACCTATGATGGCTCGTGATTTTACACCAACCCCAACACAAGCCAGTCAATGTCAGAAAAATACCCCTCCGTCTAATTCCCCTAGACCTATTCAATCTCCGTAA